From the genome of Desmodus rotundus isolate HL8 chromosome 2, HLdesRot8A.1, whole genome shotgun sequence, one region includes:
- the ZNF142 gene encoding zinc finger protein 142 isoform X1 yields MTDPMLDSQPANSTEGMDGLCSELLLIPPPLSDPGILEPVHSPCPTGNPTPLPAAPGCLLVEATTTEEDTGNMEIIVEAVAGNLSPSAPGETPGVLVKVVEVYFCERCQQSFAEPTLLALHQCTETLIQPVQGLSSPPCSVELPLSNLTFPGPLQSHSPLERPLPCPVCRQEFAQPQALKSHFKIHRGPPDTFSCPESGCVFSAEDRKGLQHHLRQTHRVVPVPCCFRGCSLLFGSQQGMELHQQAHYPFHCNRCSFMGSNVKLFRQHQRSHGAGTQGELSAVQGLPSQELLPDFIKLYVSPAPNLPPGGGQPSEEAGTPLPGQESAEEEEVEESGTLKDSQVALEKSQGTQQLEGDVAPGTESLFKTHMCPECKRCFKKRTHLVEHLHLHFPDPSLQCPNCQKFFTSKSKLKTHQLREQGKKAHSCPLCNYSAVERNALNRHMASMHEDISNFYSDTYACPVCQEEFRLSQALKEHLKSHAAAAAAEPLPLGCFQEGCSYTAPDRKAFLKHLKETHGLRAVECRHHSCPMLFATAEAMEAHHKSHYAFHCPHCDFACSNKHLFRKHKKQGHPGSEELRCTFCPFATFNPVAYQDHVGKMHAHEKIHQCPECNFATAHKRVLIRHMLLHSGEKPHKCELCDFTCRDVSYLSKHMLTHSNTKDYMCTECGYVTKWKHYLSVHMRKHLGDLRYQCSQCSYRCHRADQLSSHKLRHQGKSLMCEVCAFACKRKYELQKHMASQHHPSKPAPLYRCRYCSYQSRHKQALLSHENCKHTRLREFRCALCDYRTFSNTTLFFHKRKAHGYVPGDQVWQLRYASQEPEEARQCLTPPRDSESSDQLSAQPVGQDHDTETVVDLSLDQTLPEASEDSPGRQDGSEVPQGDDLVRSPSPAEVDEGSCTLHLEALGVELGPVAEPPLEEIAETAPGEFRSLDPSGPLRLEGPEGTLTELSTFEGAGTSDLGAEEEPILEKPVSEPPRNPPSSEEPPNSWVETFKATPPTETALLPQLPESESLLKALRRQDKEQAEALVLEGRVQMVVVQGEGRAFRCPHCPFVTRREKTMSLHSRTVCRGHREPLLCPHCGARFKQQRGLSTHLLKKCSVLLKKNRSLPRPDSAIPLHPVPSGSQASEAAEGGKPVPAPLEVEVVLSKDAPSELSREPEEREEPPATSSGSTVLPAGNSSSPETPEKFYFEQGKFHCNSCMFLCSRLSSITSHVAEGCRGIRSGAGKRSVSQTQPVVSPLSNGDSLPLNSGSMERSPGDGDTAVVPKQKGARFSCPTCPFSCRQERALRTHQARGCPLQQSGEFRCSLCSFTAPAATALKLHQKRKHSTVAPARGPRPPLQCGDCGFICKQSRCLQQHQRLKHEGVKPYQCPFCDFSTTRRYRLEAHQSRHTGVGRISCSSCPQTFGTNSKLRLHQLRVHDKTPTHFCPLCDYSGYLRHDITRHVNSCHQGTPAFACPQCEAQFSSETALKQHALRRHPEPTPPAPAGSPTEAAEGPLHCSRCGFLCSSPAGLRGHTCKQQPRLECGACQQTFPSRPALDEHRRQQHFSHRCELCDFAARERVGLVKHYLEQHEETSAAASDGGAGQPPLSCPFCDFTCRHQLVLDHHVKGHGGTRLYKCTDCAYSTKNRQKITWHSRIHTGEKPYRCHLCSYACADPSRLKYHMRIHKEERKYLCPDCGYKCKWVNQLKYHMTKHTGLKPYQCPECEYCTNRADALRVHQETRHREARAFMCEQCGKAFKTRFLLRTHLRKHSEARPYVCNVCHRAFRWAAGLRHHALTHTDRHPFFCRLCSYKAKQKFQVVKHVRRHHPEQADPNQGVGKDPTTPTVHLHDVQLEDPSPPAPSAPPTGPEG; encoded by the exons ATGACAGACCCCATGCTGGACTCACAGCCAGCCAACAGCACTGAGGGGATGGATGGACTGTGCTCTGAGCTATTGCTgatccccccacctctctctgacCCTGGAATCCTGGAGCCTGTCCACAGCCCCTGTCCGACTGGGAATCCCACACCTTTGCCTGCTGCCCCAGGCTGCCTGCTGGTAGAAGCCACGACAACAGAAGAGGACACAGGGAACATGGAGATCATTGTGGAAGCGGTAGCTGGAAACCTATCCCCAAGTGCTCCTGGAGAGACACCAG GTGTCCTGGTAAAGGTGGTGGAGGTGTACTTCTGTGAACGCTGTCAGCAGAGCTTCGCAGAGCCCACTCTGCTGGCCCTGCACCAGTGCACTGAGACCCTTATACAGCCTGTGCAGGGCCTCTCTAGTCCCCCATGCTCTGTAGAGCTACCCCTCAGCAACCTCACTTTCCCTGGCCCTCTGCAGAGCCACAGCCCACTCGAGAGGCCCCTGCCATGCCCTGTGTGTAGACAGGAGTTTGCCCAACCCCAGGCCCTGAAGAGCCACTTCAAGATTCACCGGGGACCCCCCGACACCTTCTCCTGCCCAGAGTCTGGCTGTGTGTTCTCTGCTGAAGATCGTAAGGGTCTGCAGCACCACCTGAGGCAGACCCACAGAGTGGTTCCTGTGCCCTGTTGTTTCCGGGGCTGCTCCCTTCTCTTTGGGAGCCAGCAGGGCATGGAGCTGCACCAACAGGCCCATTACCCTTTCCACTGCAACCGTTGCAGCTTCATGGGCTCGAACGTCAAACTCTTCCGGCAGCATCAGCGCAGCCACGGGGCCGGGACACAGGGAGAACTGTCGGCCGTTCAGGGTCTTCCATCCCAGGAGCTGCTGCCAG ACTTCATCAAGTTGTATGTGTCTCCAGCTCCCAACCTGCCCCCAGGAGGGGGACAGCCTTCAGAGGAAGCAGGTACACCCTTGCCTGGGCAGGAGTCAGctgaagaggaggaagtggaggagagTGGCACCCTGAAGGACTCGCAGGTAGCCCTGGAGAAAAGCCAAGGGACCCAGCAGTTGGAAG GGGATGTGGCTCCTGGCACCGAGTCCCTCTTCAAGACCCATATGTGTCCAGAATGCAAGCGCTGCTTTAAGAAACGGACCCATCTGGTGGAGCACCTACATCTGCACTTCCCAGACCCCAGCCTCCAGTGCCCCAACTGCCAGAAGTTCTTCACCAGTAAGAGCAAGCTCAAGACCCATCAGCTGCGGGAGCAGGGCAAGAAGGCCCACAGCTGCCCACTGTGCAACTACAGCGCAGTGGAGAGGAATGCGCTCAACCGCCACATGGCCAGCATGCACGAGGATATTTCCAACTTCTACTCAGACACCTACGCCTGTCCTGTCTGCCAGGAGGAGTTCCGCCTCAGCCAGGCCCTTAAGGAGCACCTCAAGAGCCACGCCGCGGCAGCGGCCGCGGAGCCGTTGCCCCTTGGCTGCTTTCAGGAGGGCTGCAGCTACACAGCACCCGACCGCAAGGCCTTCCTGAAGCACCTGAAGGAGACCCACGGGCTGCGGGCTGTGGAGTGCCGCCACCACTCGTGTCCCATGCTCTTCGCCACAGCTGAAGCCATGGAGGCCCACCACAAGAGCCACTATGCCTTCCACTGCCCCCACTGCGACTTCGCCTGCTCCAACAAGCACCTGTTCCGCAAACACAAGAAGCAGGGCCACCCTGGCAGTGAGGAGCTGCGCTGCACCTTCTGTCCCTTCGCCACCTTCAACCCGGTGGCCTACCAGGATCATGTGGGCAAGATGCACGCTCATGAGAAGATCCACCAGTGCCCTGAGTGCAACTTTGCCACTGCCCACAAGAGAGTGCTCATCCGCCACATGCTGCTGCATTCAGGTGAG AAACCTCACAAGTGTGAGCTGTGCGACTTCACGTGCCGAGATGTGAGCTACCTGTCCAAGCACATGCTCACCCACTCCAACACCAAGGACTACATGTGCACCGAGTGTGGCTACGTCACCAAGTGGAAGCACTACCTCAGTGTGCACATGCGAAAGCACTTGGGGGACCTCAG ATACCAGTGTAGTCAATGCTCCTATCGCTGCCACCGGGCTGATCAGCTGAGCAGCCACAAGCTGAGACATCAGGGCAAGTCACTGATGTGTGAGGTGTGTGCCTTTGCTTGCAAGCGGAAGTATGAGCTGCAGAAACACATGGCTTCCCAGCACCACCCCAGCAAGCCAGCCCCACTCTACCGCTGTCGCTACTGCAGCTACCAGAGCCGCCATAAGCAGGCCCTGCTGAGCCACGAGAACTGCAAACACACCCGCCTCCGTGAGTTCCGCTGTGCCCTCTGTGACTACCGCACCTTCAGCAACACCACCCTCTTCTTCCACAAGCGCAAGGCCCATGGCTATGTGCCCGGGGACCAGGTCTGGCAGCTCCGCTATGCCAGCCAGGAGCCAGAGGAGGCCAGGCAATGCCTGACACCCCCACGAGACTCAGAGTCCTCAGATCAGCTGTCTGCCCAGCCTGTGGGGCAGGACCATGATACTGAGACTGTGGTGGACCTCAGCTTGGACCAGACTCTGCCAGAGGCCAGTGAGGACAGTCCTGGGAGACAGGATGGCAGTGAAGTGCCCCAAGGGGATGACCTGGTCAGAAGCCCCAGTCCAGCGGAGGTAGATGAGGGCAGCTGCACACTGCACCTGGAGGCCCTGGGAGTAGAACTGGGACCTGTGGCTGAGCCACCACTTGAGGAGATCGCTGAAACGGCGCCCGGAGAATTCAGGTCCCTGGATCCCTCGGGGCCCCTAAGACTGGAAGGGCCAGAGGGGACTTTGACAGAGCTGTCTACCTTTGAAGGTGCTGGGACTTCTGACTTGGGTGCTGAAGAGGAGCCCATTCTGGAGAAGCCAGTATCTGAGCCTCCCAGAAACCCTCCTTCCTCAGAGGAACCCCCTAACAGCTGGGTGGAAACCTTCAAGGCAACTCCACCCACTGAGACAGCACTCCTGCCCCAGTTGCCTGAGTCAGAGTCACTACTTAAGGCCCTAAGGAGGCAGGACAAAGAACAGGCAGAGGCATTGGTACTGGAGGGTCGGGTTCAGATGGTAGTGgtacagggagaggggagggcctTCCGCTGCCCACACTGCCCTTTCGTCACCCGCCGGGAGAAGACCATGAGTCTGCACTCCAGGACAGTGTGCCGTGGCCACCGAGAGCCCCTGCTGTGCCCTCATTGTGGGGCTCGTTTCAAGCAGCAGCGTGGCCTTAGTACCCACCTACTGAAGAAGTGCTCTGTCTTACTCAAAAAGAACAGGAGCTTGCCCAGACCAGATTCAGCCATCCCTCTGCATCCTGTGCCCTCTGGCAGCCAGGCCTCAGAGGCTGCAGAAGGTGGGAAGCCAGTGCCTGCACCATTAGAAGTAGAGGTGGTGCTCTCAAAAGATGCTCCTTCTGAGCTTTCTAGGGAaccagaagaaagagaggagcCTCCGGCCACATCCTCTGGCTCTACGGTACTTCCTGCGGGAAACTCCTCATCCCCAGAGACCCCTGAGAAGTTCTACTTTGAACAGGGCAAGTTTCACTGCAATTCATGCATGTTCCTTTGTTCTCGGCTCTCTTCCATTACCTCTCATGTGGCTGAAGGCTGCCGGGGGATACGTAGTGGGGCGGGAAAGCGAAGTGTCTCCCAGACCCAGCCTGTTGTGTCTCCACTGAGCAATGGGGACTCACTTCCCCTAAACAGTGGGAGTATGGAGCGCAGCCCTGGTGATGGGGACACAGCTGTGGTTCCAAAGCAGAAGGGGGCCCGCTTCTCCTGCCCCACATGCCCCTTCAGCTGCCGGCAGGAGCGGGCTCTGAGGACTCACCAGGCCCGGGGCTGCCCCCTTCAGCAGTCTGGAGAGTTTCGCTGTAGCCTCTGCTCATTCACCGCTCCTGCTGCCACCGCCCTGAAGCTCCACCAGAAGCGGAAGCACTCCACTGTGGCTCCAGCCCGTGGCCCCCGGCCACCTCTTCAGTGTGGGGACTGTGGCTTCATCTGTAAACAGAGCAGGTGCCTACAGCAGCACCAGCGACTCAAGCATGAGGGCGTGAAACCATATCAGTGCCCTTTCTGTGACTTTTCCACCACTCGACGGTACCGCTTGGAGGCTCACCAGTCCCGACACACAGGTGTTGGCCGCATCTCCTGCAGTTCCTGTCCCCAGACATTTGGTACTAATTCAAAACTGCGCTTGCATCAGCTAAGGGTACACGACAAAACACCCACCCACTTCTGTCCACTCTGTGACTATAGTGGCTACCTTCGCCATGACATCACTCGCCATGTCAACAGCTGCCACCAGGGCACCCCAGCCTTTGCCTGTCCCCAGTGTGAGGCCCAGTTCAGCTCCGAGACAGCACTTAAGCAGCATGCTCTGCGCCGGCATCCTGAGCCtacacccccagcccctgctggctCTCCTACAGAAGCTGCTGAGGGCCCCCTGCACTGCTCCCGCTGTGGATTCCTGTGCTCCAGCCCTGCTGGCCTGCGAGGACACACCTGTAAACAGCAACCACGGCTCGAGTGTGGGGCCTGCCAGCAGACCTTCCCTAGCCGGCCAGCACTGGATGAACACCGAAGGCAGCAGCATTTCAGCCACCGCTGTGAGCTCTGTGACTTTGCTGCCCGGGAGCGGGTTGGCTTGGTGAAGCACTACCTAGAACAGCACGAGGAGACTTCAGCAGCAGCCTCCGATGGGGGTGCTGGCCAGCCCCCACTGAGCTGCCCCTTTTGTGACTTTACATGCCGCCATCAGCTGGTGCTAGATCACCATGTGAAAGGGCATGGGGGCACCCGGCTGTACAAGTGTACTGACTGTGCCTACAGCACCAAGAACCGGCAGAAGATCACCTGGCACAGCCGCATTCACACCGGGGAAAAGCCCTACCGCTGTCACCTCTGTTCCTACGCCTGTGCCGACCCTTCTCGCCTCAAG TACCATATGCGGATCCATAAGGAAGAACGGAAGtatctgtgccctgactgtggcTACAAGTGCAAGTGGGTCAACCAGCTCAAGTATCACATGACCAAGCACACAG
- the ZNF142 gene encoding zinc finger protein 142 isoform X2 yields the protein MTDPMLDSQPANSTEGMDGLCSELLLIPPPLSDPGILEPVHSPCPTGNPTPLPAAPGCLLVEATTTEEDTGNMEIIVEAVAGNLSPSAPGETPGVLVKVVEVYFCERCQQSFAEPTLLALHQCTETLIQPVQGLSSPPCSVELPLSNLTFPGPLQSHSPLERPLPCPVCRQEFAQPQALKSHFKIHRGPPDTFSCPESGCVFSAEDRKGLQHHLRQTHRVVPVPCCFRGCSLLFGSQQGMELHQQAHYPFHCNRCSFMGSNVKLFRQHQRSHGAGTQGELSAVQGLPSQELLPAPNLPPGGGQPSEEAGTPLPGQESAEEEEVEESGTLKDSQVALEKSQGTQQLEGDVAPGTESLFKTHMCPECKRCFKKRTHLVEHLHLHFPDPSLQCPNCQKFFTSKSKLKTHQLREQGKKAHSCPLCNYSAVERNALNRHMASMHEDISNFYSDTYACPVCQEEFRLSQALKEHLKSHAAAAAAEPLPLGCFQEGCSYTAPDRKAFLKHLKETHGLRAVECRHHSCPMLFATAEAMEAHHKSHYAFHCPHCDFACSNKHLFRKHKKQGHPGSEELRCTFCPFATFNPVAYQDHVGKMHAHEKIHQCPECNFATAHKRVLIRHMLLHSGEKPHKCELCDFTCRDVSYLSKHMLTHSNTKDYMCTECGYVTKWKHYLSVHMRKHLGDLRYQCSQCSYRCHRADQLSSHKLRHQGKSLMCEVCAFACKRKYELQKHMASQHHPSKPAPLYRCRYCSYQSRHKQALLSHENCKHTRLREFRCALCDYRTFSNTTLFFHKRKAHGYVPGDQVWQLRYASQEPEEARQCLTPPRDSESSDQLSAQPVGQDHDTETVVDLSLDQTLPEASEDSPGRQDGSEVPQGDDLVRSPSPAEVDEGSCTLHLEALGVELGPVAEPPLEEIAETAPGEFRSLDPSGPLRLEGPEGTLTELSTFEGAGTSDLGAEEEPILEKPVSEPPRNPPSSEEPPNSWVETFKATPPTETALLPQLPESESLLKALRRQDKEQAEALVLEGRVQMVVVQGEGRAFRCPHCPFVTRREKTMSLHSRTVCRGHREPLLCPHCGARFKQQRGLSTHLLKKCSVLLKKNRSLPRPDSAIPLHPVPSGSQASEAAEGGKPVPAPLEVEVVLSKDAPSELSREPEEREEPPATSSGSTVLPAGNSSSPETPEKFYFEQGKFHCNSCMFLCSRLSSITSHVAEGCRGIRSGAGKRSVSQTQPVVSPLSNGDSLPLNSGSMERSPGDGDTAVVPKQKGARFSCPTCPFSCRQERALRTHQARGCPLQQSGEFRCSLCSFTAPAATALKLHQKRKHSTVAPARGPRPPLQCGDCGFICKQSRCLQQHQRLKHEGVKPYQCPFCDFSTTRRYRLEAHQSRHTGVGRISCSSCPQTFGTNSKLRLHQLRVHDKTPTHFCPLCDYSGYLRHDITRHVNSCHQGTPAFACPQCEAQFSSETALKQHALRRHPEPTPPAPAGSPTEAAEGPLHCSRCGFLCSSPAGLRGHTCKQQPRLECGACQQTFPSRPALDEHRRQQHFSHRCELCDFAARERVGLVKHYLEQHEETSAAASDGGAGQPPLSCPFCDFTCRHQLVLDHHVKGHGGTRLYKCTDCAYSTKNRQKITWHSRIHTGEKPYRCHLCSYACADPSRLKYHMRIHKEERKYLCPDCGYKCKWVNQLKYHMTKHTGLKPYQCPECEYCTNRADALRVHQETRHREARAFMCEQCGKAFKTRFLLRTHLRKHSEARPYVCNVCHRAFRWAAGLRHHALTHTDRHPFFCRLCSYKAKQKFQVVKHVRRHHPEQADPNQGVGKDPTTPTVHLHDVQLEDPSPPAPSAPPTGPEG from the exons ATGACAGACCCCATGCTGGACTCACAGCCAGCCAACAGCACTGAGGGGATGGATGGACTGTGCTCTGAGCTATTGCTgatccccccacctctctctgacCCTGGAATCCTGGAGCCTGTCCACAGCCCCTGTCCGACTGGGAATCCCACACCTTTGCCTGCTGCCCCAGGCTGCCTGCTGGTAGAAGCCACGACAACAGAAGAGGACACAGGGAACATGGAGATCATTGTGGAAGCGGTAGCTGGAAACCTATCCCCAAGTGCTCCTGGAGAGACACCAG GTGTCCTGGTAAAGGTGGTGGAGGTGTACTTCTGTGAACGCTGTCAGCAGAGCTTCGCAGAGCCCACTCTGCTGGCCCTGCACCAGTGCACTGAGACCCTTATACAGCCTGTGCAGGGCCTCTCTAGTCCCCCATGCTCTGTAGAGCTACCCCTCAGCAACCTCACTTTCCCTGGCCCTCTGCAGAGCCACAGCCCACTCGAGAGGCCCCTGCCATGCCCTGTGTGTAGACAGGAGTTTGCCCAACCCCAGGCCCTGAAGAGCCACTTCAAGATTCACCGGGGACCCCCCGACACCTTCTCCTGCCCAGAGTCTGGCTGTGTGTTCTCTGCTGAAGATCGTAAGGGTCTGCAGCACCACCTGAGGCAGACCCACAGAGTGGTTCCTGTGCCCTGTTGTTTCCGGGGCTGCTCCCTTCTCTTTGGGAGCCAGCAGGGCATGGAGCTGCACCAACAGGCCCATTACCCTTTCCACTGCAACCGTTGCAGCTTCATGGGCTCGAACGTCAAACTCTTCCGGCAGCATCAGCGCAGCCACGGGGCCGGGACACAGGGAGAACTGTCGGCCGTTCAGGGTCTTCCATCCCAGGAGCTGCTGCCAG CTCCCAACCTGCCCCCAGGAGGGGGACAGCCTTCAGAGGAAGCAGGTACACCCTTGCCTGGGCAGGAGTCAGctgaagaggaggaagtggaggagagTGGCACCCTGAAGGACTCGCAGGTAGCCCTGGAGAAAAGCCAAGGGACCCAGCAGTTGGAAG GGGATGTGGCTCCTGGCACCGAGTCCCTCTTCAAGACCCATATGTGTCCAGAATGCAAGCGCTGCTTTAAGAAACGGACCCATCTGGTGGAGCACCTACATCTGCACTTCCCAGACCCCAGCCTCCAGTGCCCCAACTGCCAGAAGTTCTTCACCAGTAAGAGCAAGCTCAAGACCCATCAGCTGCGGGAGCAGGGCAAGAAGGCCCACAGCTGCCCACTGTGCAACTACAGCGCAGTGGAGAGGAATGCGCTCAACCGCCACATGGCCAGCATGCACGAGGATATTTCCAACTTCTACTCAGACACCTACGCCTGTCCTGTCTGCCAGGAGGAGTTCCGCCTCAGCCAGGCCCTTAAGGAGCACCTCAAGAGCCACGCCGCGGCAGCGGCCGCGGAGCCGTTGCCCCTTGGCTGCTTTCAGGAGGGCTGCAGCTACACAGCACCCGACCGCAAGGCCTTCCTGAAGCACCTGAAGGAGACCCACGGGCTGCGGGCTGTGGAGTGCCGCCACCACTCGTGTCCCATGCTCTTCGCCACAGCTGAAGCCATGGAGGCCCACCACAAGAGCCACTATGCCTTCCACTGCCCCCACTGCGACTTCGCCTGCTCCAACAAGCACCTGTTCCGCAAACACAAGAAGCAGGGCCACCCTGGCAGTGAGGAGCTGCGCTGCACCTTCTGTCCCTTCGCCACCTTCAACCCGGTGGCCTACCAGGATCATGTGGGCAAGATGCACGCTCATGAGAAGATCCACCAGTGCCCTGAGTGCAACTTTGCCACTGCCCACAAGAGAGTGCTCATCCGCCACATGCTGCTGCATTCAGGTGAG AAACCTCACAAGTGTGAGCTGTGCGACTTCACGTGCCGAGATGTGAGCTACCTGTCCAAGCACATGCTCACCCACTCCAACACCAAGGACTACATGTGCACCGAGTGTGGCTACGTCACCAAGTGGAAGCACTACCTCAGTGTGCACATGCGAAAGCACTTGGGGGACCTCAG ATACCAGTGTAGTCAATGCTCCTATCGCTGCCACCGGGCTGATCAGCTGAGCAGCCACAAGCTGAGACATCAGGGCAAGTCACTGATGTGTGAGGTGTGTGCCTTTGCTTGCAAGCGGAAGTATGAGCTGCAGAAACACATGGCTTCCCAGCACCACCCCAGCAAGCCAGCCCCACTCTACCGCTGTCGCTACTGCAGCTACCAGAGCCGCCATAAGCAGGCCCTGCTGAGCCACGAGAACTGCAAACACACCCGCCTCCGTGAGTTCCGCTGTGCCCTCTGTGACTACCGCACCTTCAGCAACACCACCCTCTTCTTCCACAAGCGCAAGGCCCATGGCTATGTGCCCGGGGACCAGGTCTGGCAGCTCCGCTATGCCAGCCAGGAGCCAGAGGAGGCCAGGCAATGCCTGACACCCCCACGAGACTCAGAGTCCTCAGATCAGCTGTCTGCCCAGCCTGTGGGGCAGGACCATGATACTGAGACTGTGGTGGACCTCAGCTTGGACCAGACTCTGCCAGAGGCCAGTGAGGACAGTCCTGGGAGACAGGATGGCAGTGAAGTGCCCCAAGGGGATGACCTGGTCAGAAGCCCCAGTCCAGCGGAGGTAGATGAGGGCAGCTGCACACTGCACCTGGAGGCCCTGGGAGTAGAACTGGGACCTGTGGCTGAGCCACCACTTGAGGAGATCGCTGAAACGGCGCCCGGAGAATTCAGGTCCCTGGATCCCTCGGGGCCCCTAAGACTGGAAGGGCCAGAGGGGACTTTGACAGAGCTGTCTACCTTTGAAGGTGCTGGGACTTCTGACTTGGGTGCTGAAGAGGAGCCCATTCTGGAGAAGCCAGTATCTGAGCCTCCCAGAAACCCTCCTTCCTCAGAGGAACCCCCTAACAGCTGGGTGGAAACCTTCAAGGCAACTCCACCCACTGAGACAGCACTCCTGCCCCAGTTGCCTGAGTCAGAGTCACTACTTAAGGCCCTAAGGAGGCAGGACAAAGAACAGGCAGAGGCATTGGTACTGGAGGGTCGGGTTCAGATGGTAGTGgtacagggagaggggagggcctTCCGCTGCCCACACTGCCCTTTCGTCACCCGCCGGGAGAAGACCATGAGTCTGCACTCCAGGACAGTGTGCCGTGGCCACCGAGAGCCCCTGCTGTGCCCTCATTGTGGGGCTCGTTTCAAGCAGCAGCGTGGCCTTAGTACCCACCTACTGAAGAAGTGCTCTGTCTTACTCAAAAAGAACAGGAGCTTGCCCAGACCAGATTCAGCCATCCCTCTGCATCCTGTGCCCTCTGGCAGCCAGGCCTCAGAGGCTGCAGAAGGTGGGAAGCCAGTGCCTGCACCATTAGAAGTAGAGGTGGTGCTCTCAAAAGATGCTCCTTCTGAGCTTTCTAGGGAaccagaagaaagagaggagcCTCCGGCCACATCCTCTGGCTCTACGGTACTTCCTGCGGGAAACTCCTCATCCCCAGAGACCCCTGAGAAGTTCTACTTTGAACAGGGCAAGTTTCACTGCAATTCATGCATGTTCCTTTGTTCTCGGCTCTCTTCCATTACCTCTCATGTGGCTGAAGGCTGCCGGGGGATACGTAGTGGGGCGGGAAAGCGAAGTGTCTCCCAGACCCAGCCTGTTGTGTCTCCACTGAGCAATGGGGACTCACTTCCCCTAAACAGTGGGAGTATGGAGCGCAGCCCTGGTGATGGGGACACAGCTGTGGTTCCAAAGCAGAAGGGGGCCCGCTTCTCCTGCCCCACATGCCCCTTCAGCTGCCGGCAGGAGCGGGCTCTGAGGACTCACCAGGCCCGGGGCTGCCCCCTTCAGCAGTCTGGAGAGTTTCGCTGTAGCCTCTGCTCATTCACCGCTCCTGCTGCCACCGCCCTGAAGCTCCACCAGAAGCGGAAGCACTCCACTGTGGCTCCAGCCCGTGGCCCCCGGCCACCTCTTCAGTGTGGGGACTGTGGCTTCATCTGTAAACAGAGCAGGTGCCTACAGCAGCACCAGCGACTCAAGCATGAGGGCGTGAAACCATATCAGTGCCCTTTCTGTGACTTTTCCACCACTCGACGGTACCGCTTGGAGGCTCACCAGTCCCGACACACAGGTGTTGGCCGCATCTCCTGCAGTTCCTGTCCCCAGACATTTGGTACTAATTCAAAACTGCGCTTGCATCAGCTAAGGGTACACGACAAAACACCCACCCACTTCTGTCCACTCTGTGACTATAGTGGCTACCTTCGCCATGACATCACTCGCCATGTCAACAGCTGCCACCAGGGCACCCCAGCCTTTGCCTGTCCCCAGTGTGAGGCCCAGTTCAGCTCCGAGACAGCACTTAAGCAGCATGCTCTGCGCCGGCATCCTGAGCCtacacccccagcccctgctggctCTCCTACAGAAGCTGCTGAGGGCCCCCTGCACTGCTCCCGCTGTGGATTCCTGTGCTCCAGCCCTGCTGGCCTGCGAGGACACACCTGTAAACAGCAACCACGGCTCGAGTGTGGGGCCTGCCAGCAGACCTTCCCTAGCCGGCCAGCACTGGATGAACACCGAAGGCAGCAGCATTTCAGCCACCGCTGTGAGCTCTGTGACTTTGCTGCCCGGGAGCGGGTTGGCTTGGTGAAGCACTACCTAGAACAGCACGAGGAGACTTCAGCAGCAGCCTCCGATGGGGGTGCTGGCCAGCCCCCACTGAGCTGCCCCTTTTGTGACTTTACATGCCGCCATCAGCTGGTGCTAGATCACCATGTGAAAGGGCATGGGGGCACCCGGCTGTACAAGTGTACTGACTGTGCCTACAGCACCAAGAACCGGCAGAAGATCACCTGGCACAGCCGCATTCACACCGGGGAAAAGCCCTACCGCTGTCACCTCTGTTCCTACGCCTGTGCCGACCCTTCTCGCCTCAAG TACCATATGCGGATCCATAAGGAAGAACGGAAGtatctgtgccctgactgtggcTACAAGTGCAAGTGGGTCAACCAGCTCAAGTATCACATGACCAAGCACACAG